The following proteins are co-located in the Hippoglossus stenolepis isolate QCI-W04-F060 chromosome 23, HSTE1.2, whole genome shotgun sequence genome:
- the rab1ba gene encoding zRAB1B, member RAS oncogene family a, with translation MNPEYDYLFKLLLIGDSGVGKSCLLLRFADDTYTESYISTIGVDFKIRTIELDGKTIKLQIWDTAGQERFRTITSSYYRGAHGIIVVYDVTDQESYNNVKQWLQEIDRYASENVNKLLVGNKCDLTTKKVVDYTTAKEFADSLAIPFLETSAKNATNVEQAFMTMAAEIKKRMGPGATAGSDKPNLKIESTPVRQSGGGCC, from the exons ATGAATCCCGAATA tgacTATCTGTTCAAGCTCCTGCTGATTGGAGACTCTGGAGTAGGAAAGTCCTGTCTTCTGCTGCGATTTGCA GATGACACCTACACAGAGAGCTACATCAGCACCATTGGAGTGGACTTCAAGATCCGCACCATTGAGCTGGATGGCAAGACCATTAAACTGCAGATT TGGGACACTGCTGGTCAAGAGAGGTTTCGTACCATCACCTCCAGTTACTACCGTGGAGCCCATGGCATCATAGTCGTGTATGATGTCACAGATCAG GAGTCCTATAACAATGTCAAGCAGTGGCTTCAGGAAATCGACCGCTACgccagtgaaaatgtcaacaagcTTCTGGTGGGCAACAAGTGTGACCTGACCACCAAGAAAGTAGTGGACTACACAACAGCCAAG GAGTTTGCTGACTCTTTGGCCATCCCCTTCCTGGAGACAAGCGCCAAAAACGCCACCAATGTAGAGCAGGCTTTCATGACCATGGCTGCAGAGATCAAGAAGCGCATGGGCCCCGGAGCCACAGCTGGTAGCGACAAACCCAACTTAAAAATCGAGAGCACTCCCGTCAGGCAGTCTGGAGGGGGCTGCTGCTAA